From one Anticarsia gemmatalis isolate Benzon Research Colony breed Stoneville strain chromosome 20, ilAntGemm2 primary, whole genome shotgun sequence genomic stretch:
- the LOC142981510 gene encoding coiled-coil domain-containing protein 86: MATETNDKVLAIVANIVKNQEDNSVNSISDDTEDNQQDKKKNEPIRGVPKSGRFWKSKKERFATVNKTKGLKASFEKKTALRIELKKTKELSRQMLEELKQKEMERKERRRQNIKRTEENKQKSEVVQVITNTAKIKRMRKKQLRFIEKRDTNKQVTANK; encoded by the exons ATGGCTACAGAAACAAATGATAAAGTGCTGGCTATAGTAGCAAATATAGTTAAAAATCAAGAGGATAATTCGGTGAATTCTATCAGTGATGACACAGAAGATAACCAAcaagataagaaaaaaaatgaaccAATTCGAGGCGTACCTAAATCTGGTAGATTTTGGAAGTCTAAGAAAGAAAG GTTTGCTACAGTCAACAAAACAAAAGGATTAAAAGCAAGCTTTGAGAAGAAGACTGCCTTGCGCATAGAATTGAAGAAAACTAAAGAATTATCCAGACAAATGTTAGAAGaacttaaacaaaaagaaatggaaagaaaagaaagaagacGGCAAAATATTAAACGCActgaagaaaataaacaaaaatctgaGGTGGTTCAGGTCATTACAAACACAGCCAAGATAAAGAGAATGAGAAAGAAGCAGTTGAGGTTTATTGAAAAAAGGGACACCAACAAACAAGTTACTgctaataaataa